The nucleotide window CGAGGACCATCAGAGCCGCGAGTAATGTAATCACAGCCGATGCAATGAAACATCCCCGCAGTCCGATCCAGTGACTCAGCACACCACCGGCAAGAGGGCCAAGAATCCCACCCGCAGCGCTGGCCGTGGAGATCACGCCAAGTGCATAACCCACATGTTTCTCCGGTGTATTGGTGCCAATCAGTGTAATTGAGGCGGGATGAAAACCAGCCATGAGTCCCTGAAAGACCCTCACCGCGATAAACGTATACGGATCGTAAACAAAGAAGTTAGCCAGATGTGCAATGCCTAGCCCAACTCCTGAACGGACCAACATCAGTTTACTGCCATATTTATCAGCCAGTGATCCCCAGAAGGGTGCACATAATCCACTGATCAGAAAGCTAATCGAGATCGAAATCCCGGACCAAGCTTCCAGGCCACTCTGGATACCGAGATCATTTTGCAGGAATATAGGAAAGAACGGAACGGACAGCGAGTACGCCATATGATTGAAAAACAGACCGAACCACAGAATATACAGATTTCGTTTCCATTGTGGCATCTTGGCATTCTCCATACTATATAATTCCTATATAAAAAGTAGGTTATTATCCATATTAGGGTACGACCAACGGAAAGTATAATAGAAAAGTTCAATAGACCCATTCAAGAATTAAATGAATGGGTCTACTACGTATGGTAATCATACTATTCCGGCACTTGGACCGACATAAACACATCGACCTCGTCTTCACTATCCAACACAAATCCAAATCGTTCATACAATCGCCGAGCGGGACTTCCCTGCAAAACATTTAAAATAACCTGTTTCCCCTGAACTTCATCCTGTTCCAGCAGCATGTTCAGTACCTGAGTTCCTATTCTCTGGCCCTGATAATCGGGATGTATGTAGAAATGTTCCAATAGATATGCCTCAGACTTGGGCTTCAACGCTACACAACCTACCATTGAACCCTCCACTTCAATAATACGTGTGTGAGCAGGATCGAATGTATTGCGGAAACGTTCACGCACTTTCACATCATCGTACCTTCCCAGCCTGGTTAAATCATCGTATAGTACCAACGCTCGCAAATCAGCCAGTTGCTCTTGGTCTGCCTGTACAGCTTGACGCATTGTTATTGGGTTCATTCGTTGAATTCCTTTCCATTGGAGACACGTTAAATTTTGAATTCCTTATCGCACGGTAGGGATAGACACTAAAAATCATACCTTTGGCAGCTCACTTGAGCAACATCGGATTTTAGAACGCACTATATTTTTCAAACATAATTAACTCCTCAAAGAAATAAAAAATCCCAAAAAGGACAGTACAGTCAAGCTTAACTAAATAAGCGAACCGCAACCGTCCCTTCTGGGATTTAGATTATTTCAGACAACTACGAAGCATGTGAAGCTTGTGCAGCATGCTGCAATGCTTCCAGACCCAATGCTAGCGCACCACACAAGCCTGCATGCTGGCCCAATCCGGGCTTCACAATGTACTGGTCGATATGTTGCGTGATCGGAGCTGCATTCACATAACCATTGAGATTCCGCACTACCTGCTTCCGGATCATAGGAAACAGATGATCTTGCTGCATCACACCACCGCCCAAGATGATCTTCTGTGGCGAATGAAGCAAGATAGTAGTTGTAATTGACTCCGCAATGTAAAAGGATTCGATCTCCCACGCAGGATGATCTGCCGGCAGTTCACTGCCAGGGATTTGCCAACGTGCTTCAACAGCTGGTCCTGCAGCCATCCCCTCCAGGCAATCGCCATGATACGGACATAACCCGGCAAAGTGGTCGTCTGGATGGCGTCTTGTGCGAATATGTCCACCCTCGGGATGTAACAAGCCGTGTACTCTTTGGCCCCCTGCCACGAGTCCAACACCAACGCCTGTGCCAATCGTGTAATATACACAGTTCTCCAGTCCTTGCGCCGCTCCCCACGTCACTTCACCGAGCGCGGCAGCATTCACATCCGTATCCCATCCAATAGGAACCGGAAATTCATGCTTCAAAGTTCCAACCACATCACAGTTTCCCCACCCAGGCTTAGGTGTGGTTGTAATATAGCCATAGGTGGGACTATCCGGTTGCAGATCAATCGGACCAAAGGAGCCGATACCCATCGCTTCCACATCTTTATCCCTGAAATAGTCGATCACCTTGGCAAGCGTTGTCTCCGGATGTTCTGTTGAAAAGCTGATCCGATCTTCAATCTGTCCATGCTCATTCCCTACACCACATACAAACTTCGTTCCGCCTGCTTCTATGGCTCCAATACGCATCGTTCTGCACTCCTTCCCTTCATTACAATTGACCTGTAGCTTTGGTCGGCGATATCTCATAGATATGAAGTGAAGAGAATGAAAGATCGCTATTTTCAGCATGAACAGAGATGCCTATGGAATCCACATCCGGATAGATCAGATCCGTAATAACGGCCTGACCATCATTTGCAAATACCTCCACAGATGAATGATCTACAAAGATACGCAAACTTTGATTTCCATTCACCTCTTTTAACTCAGCTGTATGGCGGCCCAGGAAATGTTCATGAAAATCGATGATGCCCGATCTACTACGATCGATATACACTTCTCCTCGGTTGGCGTCTACGCCAACGACCGTTTCCTGATCTGCACCGCTTCTTAGTGCAAAATGGAACGACTGATTCGGAGTCCACTCTGCATGGATCTCATAGTTCACTAGTTGCAAAGCGTTCAACTGCTCGCTCACTTGCTGAATCGATGCATCCTGTAGGGACAATATCGGCGTACGGCCTTGCTCAAGTTCACGCGCAGGACGTTGAATCAGTACAACTTCTCCGGCTCTTGTCTCCAGTGTTAACTCTCGTGCAATGGTCATTGCTCCACGGTAATTATTGGTTGGCGTCTGGTTGGCATACATCCAGTTGCTCATCCAGCCGATAATGAGGCGTCTTCCATCTTCCTCAGGAACGTCAGACCAACTAACGCCCGCATAGTTATCCCGACCATAATCAATCCAGCGAACCGTATGGGATGCCTCGTCTGGGACAAATGTAGTTCCATCAAAATCTCCGGTAAAATATTGTGTTCTGGAGCCTTCAATAAAAGCAGGATCTGCACCGATGCTAACGAGCATCACCCATTTCTCCTGCCCTGAATCTCCATCCACTGCAAGTGGGAACAGGTCGGGGCATTCCCACACGCCATCGTGTGAACCAATCCCGGCGCCGAATTCACTACCTAGCGTCCAATCCTTCAGATTGGGAGAATGATACAGACATACCGTTTGACCACAAGCGATAACCATAACCCATTCCTTGGTCTGCTCATGCCAGAACACTTTCGGATCACGGAAATCGACAAAGGAATCATGCTTTAATACCGGATTACCCTCGTATTTAGTCCAAGTTCTGCCGTTGTCTTTGCTATACGCGAGACTCTGGGTTTGTATGGCATCCTGGTCTTTAACTTCAAGATGGTGGGTGAAAATAGCAACCAATCCTGGCTCATCCTCAAAGAATCCGGTCGTATTATTCCAATCCACTATGGCGCTTCCGGAGAATATAGTGCCATTCTCATCGGGGAGTAAAGCTATCGGAAGCTCCTCCCAGGAGATCAGGTCCCTGCTCACTGCATGGCCCCAATGCATAGGCCCCCATGTGGTTCCATGTGGGTGATGCTGATAGAACAAGTGATACTCACCTTTGAAAAATACCATGCCATTTGGATCGTTGATCCAATTTTCTTTTGGTGTAAAATGATAGACGCCTCTGTGATCCTGATTAAGTATGGTTGACATGATGTTCTCTCCCTCATTTATCTTATTTAGTATTACGGTCATATCCCGCTTGTTTAATCTGAAGCCATTCTTGCAACC belongs to Paenibacillus sp. FSL H8-0079 and includes:
- a CDS encoding GNAT family N-acetyltransferase is translated as MNPITMRQAVQADQEQLADLRALVLYDDLTRLGRYDDVKVRERFRNTFDPAHTRIIEVEGSMVGCVALKPKSEAYLLEHFYIHPDYQGQRIGTQVLNMLLEQDEVQGKQVILNVLQGSPARRLYERFGFVLDSEDEVDVFMSVQVPE
- a CDS encoding ROK family protein, with translation MRIGAIEAGGTKFVCGVGNEHGQIEDRISFSTEHPETTLAKVIDYFRDKDVEAMGIGSFGPIDLQPDSPTYGYITTTPKPGWGNCDVVGTLKHEFPVPIGWDTDVNAAALGEVTWGAAQGLENCVYYTIGTGVGVGLVAGGQRVHGLLHPEGGHIRTRRHPDDHFAGLCPYHGDCLEGMAAGPAVEARWQIPGSELPADHPAWEIESFYIAESITTTILLHSPQKIILGGGVMQQDHLFPMIRKQVVRNLNGYVNAAPITQHIDQYIVKPGLGQHAGLCGALALGLEALQHAAQASHAS
- a CDS encoding glycoside hydrolase family 32 protein translates to MSTILNQDHRGVYHFTPKENWINDPNGMVFFKGEYHLFYQHHPHGTTWGPMHWGHAVSRDLISWEELPIALLPDENGTIFSGSAIVDWNNTTGFFEDEPGLVAIFTHHLEVKDQDAIQTQSLAYSKDNGRTWTKYEGNPVLKHDSFVDFRDPKVFWHEQTKEWVMVIACGQTVCLYHSPNLKDWTLGSEFGAGIGSHDGVWECPDLFPLAVDGDSGQEKWVMLVSIGADPAFIEGSRTQYFTGDFDGTTFVPDEASHTVRWIDYGRDNYAGVSWSDVPEEDGRRLIIGWMSNWMYANQTPTNNYRGAMTIARELTLETRAGEVVLIQRPARELEQGRTPILSLQDASIQQVSEQLNALQLVNYEIHAEWTPNQSFHFALRSGADQETVVGVDANRGEVYIDRSRSGIIDFHEHFLGRHTAELKEVNGNQSLRIFVDHSSVEVFANDGQAVITDLIYPDVDSIGISVHAENSDLSFSSLHIYEISPTKATGQL